A window of the Mycobacteriales bacterium genome harbors these coding sequences:
- a CDS encoding ATP/GTP-binding protein, protein MANRPRRRSAGTAVKIVVTGPFAAGKTTLIRTISEITVLSTERGITDETRSRKTDTTVAMDFGRITIDRDLVLYLFGTPGQDRFDFMWEILGEGMLGYVVLVDASRAESLDEAVSIREAFRKMARVPFVVGLNRAAGLDEAEEANVRARLDLEDHVPVVPCDVTDRESVKSVLLALLYAVVDSLDAATAV, encoded by the coding sequence ATGGCCAACCGTCCCCGTCGCCGTTCCGCCGGCACTGCGGTCAAGATCGTCGTGACCGGTCCGTTCGCGGCCGGCAAGACCACGCTGATCCGCACGATCAGCGAGATCACCGTGCTCTCGACCGAGCGCGGCATCACCGACGAGACCCGCTCGCGCAAGACCGACACCACGGTCGCGATGGACTTCGGGCGGATCACGATCGACCGCGACCTGGTCCTCTACCTGTTCGGTACGCCGGGACAGGACCGCTTCGACTTCATGTGGGAGATCCTCGGCGAGGGGATGCTCGGCTACGTGGTGCTGGTCGACGCGTCGCGGGCGGAGTCGCTCGACGAGGCGGTCAGCATCCGCGAGGCGTTCCGCAAGATGGCACGGGTGCCGTTCGTCGTCGGGCTCAACCGTGCCGCCGGGCTCGACGAGGCCGAGGAGGCCAACGTGCGGGCTCGCCTCGACCTCGAAGACCACGTCCCCGTCGTGCCGTGTGACGTCACCGATCGCGAGTCCGTGAAGTCGGTCCTGCTGGCTCTGCTCTATGCAGTGGTCGACTCGCTGGACGCGGCGACCGCCGTCTAG
- a CDS encoding DUF4388 domain-containing protein — translation MRLEGSLDAFSLPDIFSLLSMTKKTGGLHLRRSGEHGVVWLGDGLISGGASDLSRLSLGRRLAGSGQVSDDDLQAAVEQVANSEEIGLARALRDRNAIDEGELHTLVCEHIVDTVFDLMRWSEGVFEFVIDEPNIDDVGVALEVEEVVTDARHRLDVWATIDEGLAAADTVLALTLNPAAEPQIQRDEWALLALVDGHRTVSDVVMLCGRGEYAVVVALAELIAKGLVHTDHTGGVTALQRRQDLVGSLEPEAASSSALLADVLSDGTAEPDPAVGSLLEAERAEAGAVVAPDAEADEDDDEDTGEVAEVSTIPRAVPAPELAPDHPTPVAAAVAGGGVVAAVPSGAIERDPSVNKSLLLRLIAGVRGL, via the coding sequence CCGTTCCGGCGAACACGGTGTCGTGTGGCTGGGCGACGGCTTGATCAGCGGCGGGGCATCGGACCTGTCGCGCCTCTCGCTGGGCCGCCGGCTGGCCGGCAGCGGCCAGGTCTCCGACGACGACCTGCAGGCGGCTGTCGAGCAGGTGGCGAACTCCGAGGAGATCGGCCTGGCCCGGGCGCTGCGTGACCGCAACGCGATCGACGAGGGCGAGCTGCACACGTTGGTCTGCGAGCACATCGTCGACACCGTCTTCGACCTGATGCGCTGGTCGGAGGGCGTGTTCGAGTTCGTCATCGACGAGCCGAACATCGACGACGTCGGGGTGGCGCTCGAGGTCGAAGAGGTCGTGACCGATGCGCGGCACCGCCTGGACGTGTGGGCCACGATCGACGAGGGCCTGGCCGCCGCCGACACGGTGCTTGCGCTGACCCTCAACCCTGCCGCGGAACCGCAGATCCAGCGCGACGAGTGGGCCCTGCTTGCGCTCGTCGACGGTCACCGGACGGTGAGCGACGTCGTCATGCTGTGCGGCCGTGGCGAGTACGCAGTCGTGGTGGCACTGGCCGAGCTGATCGCGAAGGGTCTCGTGCACACCGACCACACCGGCGGGGTCACGGCGCTGCAGCGCCGGCAGGACCTGGTCGGGTCCCTGGAGCCGGAAGCCGCTTCCTCGTCAGCGTTGCTCGCCGACGTGCTGTCGGACGGCACGGCCGAACCGGACCCGGCGGTCGGCTCGCTGCTCGAGGCCGAGCGGGCCGAAGCCGGAGCTGTCGTCGCACCGGATGCCGAGGCTGACGAGGACGATGACGAGGACACCGGCGAGGTCGCCGAGGTCTCCACGATTCCTCGCGCGGTGCCGGCGCCTGAGCTGGCACCTGACCATCCGACGCCGGTAGCCGCGGCGGTAGCGGGCGGCGGAGTCGTCGCCGCCGTGCCGTCCGGCGCGATCGAACGGGACCCGAGCGTGAACAAGAGCCTGCTCCTCCGCCTGATCGCCGGCGTGAGGGGGCTGTAG
- a CDS encoding sulfotransferase: MLPNLIVAGAGKSGTSSLHLYLDQHPDIVMTTTKEPHVFTDPERLAHAQQIYAELFPPAAASSRYRGESSTGYMVFPGVPDRIHAAIPDCRLIFLLRNPIDRALSHYRWLISLGAERRDFRTVFESDRADVPDPRSSPSGNYGYLYQEGCYATNLARFIPPFRSDQTLLLVAEELRADPLTCLNRCAAFLGLPGFTAVTPVAANETRSLRYPRVRARLEGRLPGSASTPHRVRAAVRKVVGERRARALRDAAVASLGSTEVDVPINVDRSWLAGIYAAEVAALRARDPDFTEVWLADFPL; encoded by the coding sequence GTGCTTCCTAACCTGATCGTTGCCGGCGCGGGGAAGTCCGGCACGAGCAGCCTGCATCTGTATCTCGATCAACATCCCGACATCGTGATGACCACGACCAAGGAGCCGCACGTCTTCACCGATCCCGAACGGCTCGCGCATGCCCAGCAGATCTATGCGGAGCTGTTCCCACCCGCCGCGGCATCGTCCCGTTATCGCGGCGAGTCCAGCACCGGCTACATGGTGTTTCCCGGCGTACCCGACCGAATCCACGCGGCGATCCCCGATTGCCGGCTGATCTTTCTTCTGCGCAACCCGATCGACCGCGCGCTCTCCCACTACCGCTGGCTGATCAGCCTCGGGGCGGAGCGCCGCGACTTCCGGACCGTGTTCGAGTCCGACCGGGCTGATGTCCCGGACCCGCGGAGCAGCCCATCGGGAAACTACGGCTACCTCTACCAGGAGGGTTGCTACGCAACCAACCTTGCCCGCTTCATCCCGCCATTTCGGTCGGACCAGACCCTTCTGCTCGTCGCCGAGGAGCTGCGCGCCGACCCCCTGACCTGCCTGAATCGTTGTGCCGCGTTCCTTGGCCTGCCCGGCTTCACCGCCGTCACCCCGGTGGCCGCGAACGAGACCAGGTCCCTGCGCTACCCCCGCGTCCGCGCGCGGCTCGAAGGTCGTCTTCCCGGGTCCGCATCGACACCGCACCGCGTCAGAGCGGCGGTCCGCAAAGTCGTCGGCGAGCGCCGGGCGCGCGCGCTCCGCGACGCCGCAGTCGCGTCGCTCGGGAGCACAGAGGTCGACGTGCCGATCAACGTGGACCGGTCCTGGCTTGCTGGGATCTACGCGGCGGAGGTGGCCGCGCTTCGAGCCCGGGACCCGGACTTCACCGAAGTCTGGCTCGCCGACTTCCCGCTGTGA
- a CDS encoding DUF1698 domain-containing protein encodes MSMLRDRVAGWSARPGALGASYNAMRAVRARALMRNGGPRRLVDKSWYYSVELAPGVVTNGQYHPDLPMVPRLLARQVVLTGADCLDLGSVEGLMPTLMVRGGANSVLATDFTGYCADKIAAVKRAYGVDFDFKSVGLMYDLYRKIGSGFDFINCSGLLYHTWSPLDVLAGVRPLLKRHGLMVVSTNVVLEAEWTAELNADGRLNQETNTFWYLSVPTLDYLLRYLRLRPVDAMVIPEADFQQPLRGVIPKQTGYLGVLCRAEDPTGAGEDWMSRSAAESWEYLHRTDWRRADRQPESTIRLKTAEVVEPLSLSTLRRTPTPAGPDDGHVLRLAARS; translated from the coding sequence ATGTCGATGCTGCGCGACCGGGTTGCCGGCTGGTCGGCTCGTCCGGGTGCGCTGGGTGCGTCGTACAACGCGATGCGGGCGGTCCGGGCGAGGGCGTTGATGCGCAACGGTGGCCCGCGGCGCCTGGTGGACAAGTCGTGGTACTACTCGGTGGAGCTAGCGCCGGGCGTCGTCACGAACGGGCAGTATCACCCGGACCTCCCGATGGTGCCGCGACTGCTCGCGCGCCAGGTCGTCCTCACGGGCGCGGACTGCCTCGACCTCGGCAGTGTCGAAGGGCTGATGCCGACGCTGATGGTGCGAGGCGGGGCCAACAGCGTGCTGGCCACCGACTTCACCGGCTACTGCGCGGACAAGATCGCGGCGGTCAAGCGGGCCTACGGTGTCGACTTCGACTTCAAGAGTGTCGGGCTGATGTACGACCTGTACCGCAAGATCGGCAGTGGCTTCGACTTCATCAACTGCTCCGGACTGCTGTACCACACCTGGTCGCCGTTGGACGTGCTCGCCGGAGTCCGCCCGCTGCTCAAGCGACATGGCTTGATGGTGGTCAGTACCAACGTCGTGCTCGAGGCGGAGTGGACCGCCGAGCTCAATGCCGACGGGCGGCTCAACCAGGAGACCAACACCTTCTGGTACTTGTCCGTGCCGACGCTCGACTACCTGCTCCGTTACCTGCGGCTGCGGCCGGTCGATGCGATGGTCATCCCGGAGGCGGACTTCCAGCAGCCGCTTCGTGGCGTCATTCCCAAGCAGACCGGGTACCTCGGCGTGTTGTGTCGGGCGGAGGACCCGACCGGTGCCGGCGAAGACTGGATGTCGCGCTCCGCCGCAGAGTCGTGGGAATACCTGCATCGCACCGACTGGCGCCGGGCCGACCGCCAGCCCGAGTCGACGATCAGGTTGAAGACCGCGGAGGTCGTCGAGCCGCTCTCGCTGTCCACGCTTCGCCGGACACCCACCCCGGCCGGCCCGGACGACGGTCACGTGCTGCGGTTGGCCGCGCGGTCCTGA